The following proteins come from a genomic window of Desulfuromonadaceae bacterium:
- the hprK gene encoding HPr(Ser) kinase/phosphatase — protein MPGISIAELLAEQDAGLALELLAGRDGLGNRVQVPRIQKPGLALAGYTANLHHDRIQVLGSTELSYLEQLEPLRAAENIRALCAHDICCFIVTKGQTPPDMLIQAAESRSIPLLRSPLQSSDFISLLTNFLEEHLLPTKIVHGVLVDVLGVGVLLLGKSGIGKSECALDLVLRGHRLVADDIVKVRMKMPAVLFGEGKDLLHYHMEIRGLGIINIKHLFGVASIRDRKKIDVAIELVEWEDGKEYDRLGLEDNTYTLLGLKIPFLKIPVRPGRDITSIVEVAARNQLLKEMGYHSAREFQDRLESRMAETIRLQSHTIIGDNLE, from the coding sequence ATGCCCGGAATCAGTATAGCTGAACTGCTCGCAGAGCAGGACGCGGGGCTTGCCCTTGAACTGTTGGCGGGCAGGGACGGCCTGGGTAATCGGGTGCAGGTGCCGCGGATTCAAAAGCCGGGGCTTGCCCTCGCAGGTTACACCGCCAACCTGCATCACGATCGAATCCAGGTGCTCGGTTCGACCGAACTGAGTTATCTTGAACAACTGGAGCCGCTACGTGCCGCTGAAAATATCCGTGCATTGTGTGCTCACGATATCTGTTGTTTCATTGTTACCAAGGGACAAACGCCTCCTGACATGCTGATTCAGGCAGCTGAATCCCGGTCTATCCCCTTGCTGCGCTCCCCCCTGCAAAGCTCCGACTTCATTTCGTTGCTCACCAATTTCCTGGAAGAACATTTATTACCGACCAAAATTGTTCATGGTGTTCTGGTCGATGTCCTTGGGGTCGGTGTGTTGCTGCTGGGGAAAAGTGGTATTGGTAAAAGTGAGTGTGCTCTTGATCTGGTATTGCGCGGGCACCGACTGGTCGCTGATGATATTGTCAAGGTGCGGATGAAAATGCCCGCAGTCCTGTTTGGCGAAGGCAAGGATTTACTCCACTATCACATGGAGATTCGCGGTTTGGGGATTATTAATATCAAGCACCTGTTCGGTGTTGCATCGATTCGTGATCGTAAAAAGATCGATGTCGCGATCGAACTTGTCGAGTGGGAGGACGGTAAGGAATATGATCGTCTTGGGCTTGAGGATAATACCTACACCTTGCTCGGATTAAAAATTCCCTTTTTGAAGATTCCGGTTCGACCAGGGCGCGACATTACGTCAATCGTCGAGGTTGCGGCGCGCAACCAGCTGCTTAAGGAAATGGGCTATCACAGTGCAAGGGAGTTTCAGGACCGCCTTGAATCGAGGATGGCTGAAACGATCCGTCTGCAATCACACACCATCATCGGCGACAACCTTGAGTAG
- a CDS encoding PTS sugar transporter subunit IIA has translation MKIVDLLYPETIISSLQARTKDDVLAELAEALSKFDESLDRTEVIKVLHERECLGSTGIGDGVAIPHGKLKSLDKLLIAFARSVDGVDFDAMDGKPAHLFFLLVAPEESVGVHLKMLARISKILKNKATREQLVQAPDAQALYKIIADEEERF, from the coding sequence ATGAAAATCGTAGATCTGTTGTATCCCGAAACCATCATTTCGAGTTTACAGGCCCGGACCAAAGATGATGTATTGGCGGAGTTGGCCGAGGCGTTGTCCAAGTTTGACGAGAGCCTGGATCGAACCGAGGTGATTAAGGTTCTCCATGAGCGGGAGTGTCTGGGGAGTACCGGCATTGGTGACGGTGTCGCGATCCCCCACGGAAAGCTTAAATCACTGGATAAGCTGCTGATCGCCTTTGCCCGCAGTGTCGATGGCGTCGATTTTGATGCGATGGACGGCAAACCGGCGCACCTTTTCTTTCTGCTCGTTGCGCCGGAAGAATCTGTCGGCGTGCATTTGAAGATGCTGGCGCGGATATCTAAAATTCTAAAGAACAAGGCGACACGTGAACAACTGGTGCAGGCGCCTGATGCGCAGGCGCTTTACAAGATCATTGCTGATGAAGAAGAACGTTTTTGA
- the raiA gene encoding ribosome-associated translation inhibitor RaiA, with protein MQIAVTFRHMETSNPLKTYLEEKVSRVKKYIDEPIDAQAVMSVEKKIRHRVEVTLVAKGITIKGSEETSDMYAAIDAVVDKIERQLKRYKDKIKRHKPSVGRERQISKSVLSAESVDEGAVEPLIVRTNSFFVKPMSVEEAVMQMDLLHKDFLVFTDDRSAEINVVYRRKDGHYGLIEPRN; from the coding sequence ATGCAAATTGCTGTCACTTTCAGGCACATGGAAACCAGTAATCCACTCAAGACTTATCTTGAAGAGAAAGTTTCACGGGTTAAAAAATATATCGATGAACCGATTGATGCCCAGGCGGTGATGTCGGTTGAGAAGAAAATTCGCCATCGGGTCGAAGTTACCCTGGTGGCGAAAGGTATCACCATAAAGGGTAGCGAGGAAACCAGCGATATGTACGCGGCGATTGACGCCGTGGTCGATAAAATTGAACGTCAGCTGAAGCGTTACAAAGATAAAATCAAGCGACACAAACCGAGTGTAGGGCGTGAGCGGCAGATTTCAAAGTCGGTCTTGTCGGCAGAAAGCGTCGATGAAGGCGCAGTGGAACCGTTGATTGTCCGCACTAACAGTTTCTTCGTGAAACCGATGTCGGTAGAAGAAGCGGTGATGCAAATGGACCTGTTGCATAAAGATTTTTTGGTTTTTACCGATGATCGGTCAGCCGAGATCAATGTCGTTTACCGGCGCAAAGATGGCCACTATGGTTTGATCGAACCACGCAATTAA